CAGCCGACGAAGGAGGCCGCCGAGGAGCTGGCCGCCCTGTACGGCAGAATCAAAAAGCAGCTCGAGGAGGCACTTCCGGAGTTTCTGGTCACCGAGCTGGACGCCATGCAACTGGACCTGCCGTTTAAAGACGGAGCCACCGCCGAAGAGGTGCGTATGGCCTACTCCGCCCTGATCGGATGGATGGGCGGCCTCTTCCAGGGCCTGCAGGCGTCTTTCCAGGCGCAGGCAGCGGTGCAGCAGATTGAGCAGGGGCCGGCGATTGCCGACCTGCCCGGCAACACGAACGGCAAGCCG
The genomic region above belongs to Actinomycetota bacterium and contains:
- a CDS encoding proteasome activator, yielding MAMEEIPEERPLDPTKLMRIASMVREVLDEARRIQPTKEAAEELAALYGRIKKQLEEALPEFLVTELDAMQLDLPFKDGATAEEVRMAYSALIGWMGGLFQGLQASFQAQAAVQQIEQGPAIADLPGNTNGKPKREGYL